One window of the Streptomyces asoensis genome contains the following:
- a CDS encoding carbohydrate ABC transporter permease: MTTTAEVEKPRADPGTGRAPRPRPGRIRRIGLPYLLLLPALVLELLVHLVPMAIGIVMSFKELTQFYIRDWGTAPWSGLDNYRVSVDFDAPVGEALLHSFLVTVGFTLLSVGLCWLIGTAAAIFMQDTFRGRGLLRALFLVPYALPVYAAVITWVFMFQHDNGLVNHVLHDQLHLTDKPSFWLIGDNSFYALLTVSVWKGWPFAFLIVMAGLQNIPGELYEAAALDGAGMWQQIRRITLPSLGPVNQVLVLVLFLWTFNDFNTPFVLFGRAAPEAADLISVHIYQASFVTWNFGTGSAMSVLLLLFLLAVTGVYLAVTSRGRRASHAR; the protein is encoded by the coding sequence ATGACCACCACAGCCGAGGTCGAAAAGCCTCGCGCAGACCCTGGCACCGGCCGGGCCCCGCGCCCGCGTCCCGGCCGGATCCGCCGTATCGGACTGCCCTACCTGCTGCTCCTGCCCGCTCTCGTCCTCGAACTCCTCGTCCACCTCGTGCCGATGGCGATCGGCATCGTGATGAGCTTCAAGGAGCTCACCCAGTTCTACATCCGTGACTGGGGCACGGCTCCCTGGTCCGGCCTCGACAACTACCGGGTGTCGGTGGACTTCGACGCGCCCGTCGGCGAGGCCCTGCTGCACTCCTTCCTCGTCACCGTCGGCTTCACCTTGCTCTCGGTGGGCCTGTGCTGGCTCATCGGCACCGCGGCGGCGATCTTCATGCAGGACACCTTCCGCGGCCGGGGGCTGCTGAGGGCGCTCTTCCTGGTGCCGTACGCCCTGCCGGTCTACGCGGCCGTGATCACCTGGGTCTTCATGTTCCAGCACGACAACGGCCTGGTGAACCACGTCCTGCACGATCAGCTGCACCTCACCGACAAGCCCTCCTTCTGGCTGATCGGCGACAACAGTTTCTACGCGTTGCTCACCGTGTCGGTGTGGAAGGGCTGGCCGTTCGCCTTCCTCATCGTGATGGCCGGCCTACAGAACATCCCCGGCGAGCTGTACGAGGCGGCCGCGCTGGACGGCGCGGGCATGTGGCAGCAGATCCGCCGGATCACCCTTCCGTCCCTGGGCCCGGTCAACCAGGTCCTGGTCCTGGTCCTGTTCCTGTGGACGTTCAACGACTTCAACACGCCGTTCGTCCTGTTCGGCAGGGCCGCCCCGGAGGCCGCGGATCTCATCTCGGTCCACATCTACCAAGCCTCCTTCGTGACCTGGAACTTCGGCACGGGATCGGCGATGTCGGTCCTGCTGCTCCTCTTCCTGCTGGCCGTGACGGGCGTCTACCTGGCCGTCACCTCGCGCGGACGGAGGGCTTCGCATGCGCGGTAA
- a CDS encoding carbohydrate ABC transporter permease: MAPPSSFLWSRRIFLTLLTGFVLLPVYVMVSSSLKPLADVTGEFRWLPSGLTIRPYIDIWSTVPLARYFVNSLVVAGAATVCSVVIAVFSAYAVSRYDFRGKRAFTVTVLSTQMFPGILFLLPLFLLYVNIGNATGIALFGSRGGLILTYLTFSLPFSIWMLIGYFDSVPRDLDEAALVDGCGPLGALFRIVVPAAIPGIVAVAVYAFMTAWGEVLFASVMTNDTTRTLAVGLQGYSTLNDVYWNQIMAASLVVSVPVVAGFLLLQRYLVAGLTAGAVK; encoded by the coding sequence ATGGCACCACCTAGTTCGTTCCTCTGGTCCCGACGGATCTTCCTCACCCTGCTCACCGGCTTCGTGCTGCTGCCGGTGTACGTGATGGTCTCCAGCTCTCTGAAACCCCTTGCCGACGTCACGGGCGAGTTCCGCTGGCTGCCCAGCGGTCTGACGATCCGCCCGTACATCGACATCTGGTCGACGGTCCCGCTCGCCAGGTACTTCGTGAACTCGCTGGTCGTGGCAGGCGCGGCGACGGTCTGCTCCGTGGTGATCGCCGTGTTCAGCGCCTACGCGGTAAGCCGTTACGACTTCCGTGGGAAACGGGCTTTCACGGTCACCGTGCTGTCGACGCAGATGTTCCCGGGCATCCTCTTCCTCCTCCCGCTGTTTTTGCTCTACGTCAACATCGGCAACGCCACCGGCATCGCGCTGTTCGGTTCGCGCGGCGGCCTGATCCTGACGTATCTGACCTTCTCCCTCCCCTTCTCCATCTGGATGCTGATCGGTTACTTCGACTCGGTGCCGCGCGACCTCGACGAGGCGGCGCTGGTGGACGGCTGCGGTCCGCTCGGCGCGCTCTTCCGGATCGTCGTACCGGCCGCGATCCCCGGCATCGTGGCGGTCGCCGTCTACGCCTTCATGACCGCCTGGGGCGAGGTGCTGTTCGCCTCCGTCATGACCAACGACACCACCCGCACGCTCGCCGTCGGACTCCAGGGCTACTCCACCCTCAACGACGTCTACTGGAACCAGATCATGGCCGCCTCGCTGGTCGTCAGTGTGCCGGTGGTGGCCGGCTTCCTGCTGCTCCAGCGCTATCTCGTCGCCGGGCTGACGGCCGGAGCCGTGAAGTGA
- a CDS encoding GH1 family beta-glucosidase: MTIDFAALPQDFLWGTATSAYQIEGAVAEDGRSPSIWDTFSHTPGKIADDDHGDVACDHYHRWREDIGLMRQLGANAYRLSISWPRVVPGGDGPANPKGLDFYDKLIDGLLEAGITPSVTLYHWDLPQVLQDRGGWPERETAEHFAAYASVVAERLGDRVTHWATLNEPLCSAWIGHLEGKMAPGLTDLTAAVRASYHLLLGHGLAVQAIRAAVPRAEVGIVNNLSTVHPATDRPEDIAAAHRMDGHTNRWWLDPVHGRGFPADMREVYGVELPEQPGDLRTIGAPLDWLGLNYYFPATVSDDPNGPAPHVRSVRRDGVPRTGMDWEVDASGIETLLLRLTDEYGARRLYVTENGSAYPDIVRPDGTVDDPERQAYLTGHLAACASAARKGAPLAGYFAWSLLDNFEWAYGYDKRFGLVHVDYRTQARTIKGTGRHYAEIIRRHREGVAKAA; this comes from the coding sequence GTGACCATCGACTTTGCCGCCCTGCCCCAGGACTTCCTGTGGGGGACCGCCACCTCGGCGTACCAGATCGAGGGAGCCGTGGCGGAGGACGGCCGTTCGCCGTCGATCTGGGACACCTTCTCGCACACTCCCGGAAAGATCGCGGACGACGACCACGGTGATGTCGCCTGCGACCACTACCACCGCTGGCGCGAGGACATCGGCCTGATGCGTCAACTCGGCGCCAACGCTTACCGGTTGTCGATCTCGTGGCCCCGGGTGGTGCCGGGCGGCGACGGTCCGGCGAACCCCAAGGGCCTCGACTTCTACGACAAGTTGATCGACGGCCTGTTGGAGGCGGGCATCACCCCGTCCGTCACCCTCTACCACTGGGACCTTCCGCAGGTACTCCAGGACCGCGGCGGCTGGCCCGAGCGCGAGACCGCGGAGCACTTCGCCGCGTACGCGTCGGTCGTCGCCGAGCGGCTGGGCGACCGCGTGACCCACTGGGCCACCCTGAACGAACCCCTGTGCTCGGCCTGGATCGGCCACCTCGAAGGCAAGATGGCCCCGGGCCTCACGGACCTGACGGCAGCCGTCCGTGCCTCCTACCATCTGCTCCTCGGCCACGGACTTGCCGTCCAGGCCATCCGGGCGGCGGTCCCGCGCGCCGAGGTCGGCATCGTCAACAACCTCTCCACCGTTCACCCCGCCACCGATCGCCCCGAGGACATCGCCGCCGCCCACCGCATGGACGGCCACACCAACCGCTGGTGGCTCGACCCGGTACACGGCCGAGGCTTCCCCGCCGACATGCGGGAGGTGTACGGCGTCGAACTCCCCGAACAGCCCGGTGACTTGAGGACGATCGGCGCACCGTTGGACTGGCTGGGCCTGAACTACTACTTCCCGGCCACGGTGAGCGACGACCCCAACGGGCCCGCCCCGCACGTCCGTTCAGTCCGCCGGGACGGTGTCCCGCGCACCGGTATGGACTGGGAGGTCGATGCGAGCGGCATCGAGACACTGCTGCTGCGCCTGACCGACGAGTACGGCGCGCGTCGGCTGTACGTCACGGAAAACGGTTCCGCGTACCCGGACATCGTCCGCCCCGACGGTACCGTCGACGACCCCGAGCGCCAGGCCTACCTGACCGGCCATCTCGCCGCCTGCGCCTCCGCCGCCCGCAAGGGCGCCCCCCTGGCCGGCTACTTCGCCTGGTCCCTGCTGGACAACTTCGAGTGGGCGTACGGCTACGACAAGCGCTTCGGCCTCGTCCACGTCGACTACCGGACCCAGGCCCGCACGATCAAGGGCACCGGACGCCACTACGCGGAGATCATCCGCCGCCACCGGGAAGGGGTGGCGAAGGCCGCCTGA
- a CDS encoding discoidin domain-containing protein: MSPRTARTPRTLLTAVAALALLSAGPALVAPAAAAAPAADAPAWDADRAAGAYAVNPAAVTASGSENGGTAPGLAFDGDGATRWSSNFADDAWIRLDLGTTLRVDRVVLDWEAAYGKRYVLEVSKNGTDWTPFYTETAGTGGSVTAHTHPQEVTGRYLRLRGLERATPYGYSLYSFKVYGGEPAPASTLRTNLALNHPAYTDYYQHAGNSPAFVTDGGHPANLKDDATRWSSDWNADRWVTVDLGATSTIDTVELYWEAAYAVDYQLQVSDDNRTWRTVYQPSAAEVATRRANVKSPSEAVGVHDSVRLPQPATGRYVRMLGKERRSFYNPAPATARFGYSLYEFEVWGTGGSASAVYPALPGEQQGTYRTTFFDDFTATSLDRSKWRVVRTGTEMGSVNGEAQAYVDSTENLRTENGALVLRAKYCKGCTQAGGGTYDFTSGRVDTNTKFDFTYGRVSARMKLPVGDGFWPAFWLLGSNVDDPSVSWPASGETDIMENIGYADWTSSALHGPGYSADGNIGARQTYPNGGRADDWHTYAVEWTPTGMRFYVDDRLVQETTRNKLESTRGQWVYGHNQYVILNLALGGAYPAGWNQVTTPYWGLPQSSVDRIAGGGVQAEVDWVRVEQKG, translated from the coding sequence ATGTCACCACGCACCGCTCGCACTCCCCGTACCCTGCTGACCGCCGTGGCCGCCCTGGCCCTGCTGAGCGCGGGTCCGGCCCTCGTGGCCCCGGCCGCGGCCGCGGCGCCCGCCGCCGACGCACCCGCCTGGGACGCCGACCGCGCCGCGGGCGCGTACGCCGTGAACCCGGCTGCCGTCACCGCCTCCGGCAGCGAGAACGGCGGTACGGCACCCGGCCTCGCCTTCGACGGCGACGGCGCGACCCGCTGGTCCAGCAACTTCGCCGACGACGCCTGGATCCGCCTCGACCTCGGCACGACCCTCCGCGTCGACCGGGTCGTCCTGGACTGGGAGGCCGCGTACGGCAAGCGCTACGTCCTGGAGGTGTCGAAGAACGGCACCGACTGGACGCCCTTCTACACGGAGACCGCGGGCACCGGAGGCTCGGTCACCGCACACACCCATCCCCAGGAGGTGACGGGCCGATACCTCCGCCTGCGCGGCCTGGAACGCGCCACGCCGTACGGCTACTCGCTCTACTCCTTCAAGGTCTACGGCGGCGAACCGGCCCCCGCCTCCACCTTGCGTACCAACCTCGCCCTGAACCACCCGGCCTACACCGACTACTACCAACACGCGGGAAATTCACCGGCGTTCGTCACGGACGGCGGCCATCCCGCCAACCTGAAGGACGACGCCACCCGTTGGTCGAGCGACTGGAACGCGGACCGGTGGGTCACCGTCGACCTCGGCGCGACGTCGACGATCGACACGGTCGAGCTGTACTGGGAAGCGGCCTACGCCGTCGACTACCAGCTCCAGGTCTCCGACGACAACCGCACCTGGCGTACCGTGTACCAGCCGTCCGCCGCCGAGGTCGCCACGCGCCGGGCGAACGTGAAGTCCCCGTCCGAGGCGGTCGGCGTGCACGACAGCGTGCGACTGCCGCAGCCGGCGACCGGACGCTACGTCCGGATGCTCGGCAAGGAACGCCGTTCCTTCTACAACCCGGCCCCCGCCACCGCCCGGTTCGGCTACTCCCTCTACGAGTTCGAGGTCTGGGGCACCGGCGGCAGCGCCTCCGCCGTCTACCCCGCCCTCCCCGGCGAGCAACAGGGCACCTACCGGACGACGTTCTTCGACGACTTCACCGCCACGTCTCTCGACCGCTCCAAGTGGCGTGTCGTACGCACCGGAACGGAGATGGGCTCCGTCAACGGAGAGGCGCAGGCGTACGTCGACTCGACCGAGAACCTCCGCACCGAGAACGGCGCCCTCGTCCTGCGGGCCAAGTACTGCAAGGGATGCACCCAGGCGGGCGGCGGCACCTACGACTTCACCTCCGGCCGCGTGGACACCAACACCAAGTTCGACTTCACCTACGGCCGGGTCAGCGCCCGGATGAAACTGCCCGTCGGCGACGGATTCTGGCCCGCTTTCTGGCTGCTGGGCAGCAACGTCGACGACCCGTCCGTGTCCTGGCCCGCCTCCGGCGAGACCGACATCATGGAGAACATCGGCTACGCCGACTGGACCAGCTCCGCCCTGCACGGCCCCGGCTACTCCGCGGACGGCAACATCGGCGCCCGCCAGACGTACCCGAACGGCGGCCGGGCCGACGACTGGCACACGTATGCCGTGGAGTGGACGCCGACCGGCATGCGCTTCTACGTCGACGACCGCCTCGTCCAGGAGACGACCCGCAACAAGCTGGAGTCCACCCGCGGGCAGTGGGTCTACGGCCACAACCAGTACGTGATCCTCAACCTCGCCCTCGGCGGCGCGTACCCCGCCGGCTGGAACCAGGTCACGACCCCGTACTGGGGCCTGCCCCAGTCGAGCGTGGACCGGATCGCCGGCGGGGGAGTGCAGGCGGAGGTGGACTGGGTGCGGGTGGAGCAGAAGGGGTAG
- a CDS encoding SCO5389 family protein gives MSLDVSPKLLSEAEAGDIREEDFVDTIRASLPYAYGLIAGLATELHAGIGEFTDNQTPPPSEQERGQLLRALASDAIRGSLERHFDVTLAFQNCHRVAAFRPEARSGSTYARFTSTRAQVLNQSAELRDC, from the coding sequence ATGTCTCTCGACGTCTCCCCGAAGCTCCTCTCCGAGGCCGAGGCCGGTGACATCCGCGAAGAGGACTTCGTGGACACGATCCGCGCATCCCTCCCCTACGCCTACGGCCTCATCGCCGGTCTCGCCACCGAACTGCACGCCGGTATCGGCGAGTTCACCGACAATCAGACTCCTCCCCCGTCCGAGCAGGAGCGCGGCCAACTCCTGCGCGCCCTCGCCAGCGACGCCATCCGCGGCAGCCTGGAACGCCACTTCGACGTGACCCTGGCCTTCCAGAACTGCCACCGGGTGGCGGCCTTCCGCCCGGAGGCACGAAGCGGGTCCACGTACGCGCGGTTCACCTCGACGCGGGCGCAGGTACTGAACCAGTCGGCGGAACTGCGGGACTGCTGA
- a CDS encoding ArsA-related P-loop ATPase has protein sequence MRVAFVGKGGSGKTTLSALFARQLARSGAPVLAVDGDINQHLSEALDPTAGTTPFTAPPLAARLGDIKDLLRGTNARITSREAMVKTTPPGRGSRLLRLLGDDELHTRHVQRVGGVPLMVTGEFDESDLGVACYHSKLGAVELYLSHLVDGPGEYLVMDMTAGADAFASGLFTRFDMTFLVAEPTRKGVSVYRQYRDHAREFGIPLAVVGNKVTGEDDLLFLKEEVGDDLLTHLGLSPWVRSAERGNPQGELEEANRHALNLLRETVDAREKNWPALHRHAVEFHLRNAGAWADAATGQDLAAQVDPEFVPGPVSLT, from the coding sequence ATGCGCGTCGCGTTCGTGGGGAAGGGCGGCAGCGGCAAGACGACTCTGTCGGCCCTGTTCGCCCGGCAGTTGGCGCGATCCGGCGCACCGGTACTGGCCGTGGACGGCGACATCAACCAGCATCTGTCCGAGGCCCTGGACCCCACGGCGGGCACGACGCCCTTCACGGCCCCGCCCCTGGCCGCGCGACTGGGCGACATCAAGGACCTGCTGCGCGGCACCAACGCGCGGATCACCTCCCGCGAGGCGATGGTCAAGACGACCCCACCGGGCCGCGGCTCCCGGCTGCTGCGCCTGCTGGGCGACGACGAACTGCACACGCGTCACGTCCAGCGGGTCGGTGGCGTGCCGTTGATGGTGACGGGCGAGTTCGACGAGAGCGACCTGGGAGTGGCCTGCTACCACTCCAAACTGGGCGCGGTGGAGCTCTATCTGAGCCACCTGGTGGACGGCCCCGGCGAATACCTGGTGATGGACATGACGGCCGGCGCGGACGCCTTCGCCTCCGGCCTGTTCACCCGTTTCGACATGACGTTCCTGGTGGCCGAACCCACCCGCAAGGGCGTCTCCGTCTACCGCCAGTACCGCGACCACGCCCGCGAGTTCGGCATCCCTCTCGCCGTGGTCGGCAACAAGGTGACCGGCGAGGACGACCTGCTCTTCCTCAAGGAGGAGGTGGGCGACGACCTCCTCACCCACCTCGGCCTCTCCCCCTGGGTCCGCTCGGCCGAACGGGGCAATCCCCAGGGTGAGTTGGAAGAAGCCAACCGTCACGCCCTCAACCTCCTGCGCGAGACGGTCGACGCCCGCGAGAAGAACTGGCCGGCCCTCCACCGCCACGCCGTGGAGTTCCACCTCCGCAACGCCGGCGCCTGGGCGGACGCGGCGACCGGTCAGGACCTGGCCGCCCAGGTGGACCCGGAGTTCGTCCCGGGCCCGGTGTCACTGACCTGA
- a CDS encoding GNAT family N-acetyltransferase produces MRDYCIRPAGPEDLDGARAVMLDTVYRDFGTGYVPRWHGDIIDPVAAYLAPARHTLLVALDGEDGEVVATAALDSRGPAHPPNPRHVAERYPSGTTAQLRRVYVRREHRRRGLARRLVAELLAFAAADGGYRSVYLHTDPAVEGAEGFWRSLGTVVHDEREEATGGQGIVHFDVSLDVSLVVLLPAAPSLFAPSVPSVPSVPSVPSAPSSSRSRPTGR; encoded by the coding sequence GTGCGTGACTACTGCATCAGGCCCGCGGGCCCCGAGGACCTCGACGGCGCCCGAGCCGTCATGCTCGACACCGTCTACCGCGATTTCGGTACCGGTTACGTGCCTCGGTGGCACGGCGACATCATCGATCCCGTCGCCGCCTACCTCGCCCCGGCCCGCCACACCCTGCTGGTCGCGCTCGACGGCGAGGACGGCGAGGTCGTCGCCACCGCGGCCCTGGACTCCCGGGGTCCCGCGCACCCGCCGAACCCGCGCCATGTCGCCGAGCGCTACCCCTCCGGCACGACCGCGCAACTGCGCCGCGTCTACGTCCGCCGGGAGCACCGCCGGCGCGGCCTCGCCCGGCGGCTGGTGGCCGAACTCCTCGCCTTCGCGGCCGCGGACGGCGGCTATCGATCCGTCTATCTGCACACGGACCCGGCCGTGGAGGGGGCCGAGGGGTTCTGGCGGTCGCTCGGCACGGTCGTGCACGACGAGCGGGAAGAGGCGACCGGTGGTCAGGGCATCGTGCACTTCGACGTCTCCCTCGACGTCTCCCTCGTCGTCCTCCTCCCCGCCGCTCCCTCCCTTTTTGCTCCGTCCGTCCCCTCCGTCCCCTCCGTCCCCTCCGTCCCCTCCGCCCCTTCCTCCTCCCGCTCTCGTCCCACAGGCCGGTAA
- a CDS encoding ABC transporter substrate-binding protein, which produces MRFPRRPRRPRPPRLLAAVLLTPLLAGCFASSGGDGGAASGADDGSRLRVVLAFPPAENLSPHGADATILSRLGVTEGLTALDANGAAAPALAASWRREDDRNWLFTLREAVFQDGTDVTPAAVAASLTRATEAEPVPAALSGVTLTAKAEGSTGVRVTTAAPDPVLPLRLSSPGLAVLAPKAYKKKGAVDPVGTATGPFELTEVTGATAADLDRFDDYWGGRAQASGVDVRFIADGTARANALRTGQVDLAEAIPVAQAATLDADTRRETATTRTTSLLLNVKSGVFKDPALRAAARAAVDTSALATGVYEGHADAGAGIYGPAVTWAEGKRVRPAGRARAGSPGGASLTLATYDNRPELPEVAQVLKQQLEKAGFKVKLEVREYSRLESDALAGKFDAFVGARNSLLDTGDPVSLLAGDFTCDGGYNLALLCDKGVDRAVAKAQTVADTGERQDAALAAEAAILGTDAVVPLVHQRVITGVGAKVSGVLLDPYERTLVGTGTRR; this is translated from the coding sequence ATGCGCTTCCCCCGCCGTCCCCGCCGTCCCCGTCCTCCCCGGCTTCTCGCCGCGGTCCTCCTCACCCCGCTGCTCGCCGGCTGCTTCGCCTCCTCCGGTGGCGACGGCGGTGCGGCCTCCGGCGCCGACGACGGCTCCCGGCTGCGGGTCGTCCTCGCCTTCCCGCCCGCCGAGAACCTCTCCCCCCACGGCGCCGACGCGACGATCCTCAGTCGTCTCGGGGTCACCGAAGGGCTGACCGCCCTCGACGCCAACGGCGCCGCCGCCCCCGCACTCGCCGCGTCCTGGCGCCGCGAGGACGACCGCAACTGGTTGTTCACCCTGCGCGAGGCCGTATTCCAGGACGGTACGGACGTCACGCCCGCCGCCGTAGCCGCCTCCCTCACGCGCGCCACCGAGGCCGAGCCGGTCCCGGCCGCGCTCTCCGGTGTCACCCTCACGGCGAAGGCGGAGGGCAGTACCGGCGTACGCGTCACCACCGCCGCCCCCGACCCGGTCCTGCCCCTGCGGCTGTCCAGCCCCGGCCTCGCCGTCCTCGCCCCGAAGGCCTACAAGAAGAAGGGCGCCGTCGACCCGGTCGGCACCGCCACCGGACCCTTCGAACTCACCGAGGTCACCGGCGCCACAGCCGCCGATCTCGACCGTTTCGACGACTACTGGGGCGGCCGGGCCCAGGCCTCCGGCGTCGATGTGCGCTTCATCGCCGACGGCACCGCCCGCGCCAACGCCCTGCGCACCGGACAGGTCGACCTCGCCGAGGCGATACCCGTCGCCCAGGCGGCCACCCTCGACGCGGACACCCGCCGCGAGACCGCCACGACCCGCACCACAAGCCTGCTGCTCAACGTGAAGTCGGGCGTCTTCAAGGACCCGGCCCTGCGCGCCGCAGCCCGCGCGGCCGTCGACACCTCCGCCCTCGCCACGGGCGTCTACGAGGGTCACGCGGACGCGGGCGCCGGTATCTACGGCCCCGCCGTCACCTGGGCCGAGGGCAAGCGCGTCCGGCCCGCCGGGCGAGCGAGGGCCGGTAGTCCCGGCGGCGCCTCGCTCACCCTGGCCACCTACGACAACCGGCCCGAACTCCCGGAAGTCGCCCAGGTGTTGAAGCAGCAGTTGGAGAAGGCCGGATTCAAGGTGAAGCTGGAGGTGCGTGAGTACTCGAGGCTGGAGAGCGACGCGCTCGCGGGGAAGTTCGACGCCTTCGTCGGCGCCCGCAACAGCCTCCTCGACACCGGCGACCCCGTCTCCCTCCTGGCCGGCGACTTCACCTGTGACGGCGGCTACAACCTCGCCCTGCTGTGCGACAAGGGCGTCGACCGGGCGGTCGCCAAGGCGCAGACGGTGGCAGACACCGGCGAGCGACAGGACGCCGCCCTGGCCGCCGAGGCCGCGATCCTCGGCACCGACGCCGTCGTCCCGCTGGTCCACCAGCGCGTCATCACCGGCGTCGGCGCCAAGGTCAGCGGTGTGCTTCTCGATCCGTACGAGCGCACGCTCGTCGGCACCGGGACCCGGCGCTGA
- a CDS encoding ABC transporter permease subunit, whose translation MRSRLGALLWRAVLVALLVCGIGLLPWLSHTDPALTVLKARSADRDATPEVLADIRAQLGVDDGPLHLLGQWLAGLPRGDAGRSWISGADVLPGVLEALGASLLLMVVALAVALVTAAGVCARTLYLGARRRLEGRPAGGSGSAVLAALPEFLTASVLATVVGVQWGWLPALGWYGPQWTVLPALALGLPAGAVLGRLLDDQLPAAFVEPWALAAAARGLPGRSIARKALRRCVPGLLPNLGLFLVGLTGGSVAVEQIFDIPGLGRTTLQAAIAQDLPVLQAGTLVLVALAAVTTGGARLAARLLIGPALRDGALHTLHRPSPPVRRILPIAYGLLLSVVISLGLPRDPLALDTAARLRPPSTAHPFGTDALGRDVLARVAHGALDTLLLALAISAIALTAGVLLGLLPRLSGPLVDTVNAVPPVLAALLVAAVWGSGPTTPVLAVAVVAWAPLAAHTSALLRQERATLHLTATRALGAGPGHLLRSELLPAVLPPVARHALLRQPGIALALASLGFLGLGAQPPSPEWGLLLAENQPYAERAPWAVLAPATVLAVLGALAVTAAGGLRRPRPRRPRTADPLADDQPSTQPELVGAR comes from the coding sequence ATGAGGAGCAGGCTGGGCGCGCTGCTGTGGCGTGCCGTGCTGGTCGCGCTGCTGGTGTGCGGCATCGGGCTGCTGCCCTGGCTGTCGCACACCGACCCGGCGCTGACCGTGTTGAAGGCGCGGTCCGCCGACCGTGACGCCACGCCCGAGGTGCTGGCCGACATCCGTGCCCAACTCGGTGTGGACGACGGCCCGTTGCACCTGCTCGGGCAGTGGCTCGCGGGGTTGCCGCGCGGGGACGCCGGACGGTCGTGGATCTCCGGAGCCGACGTCCTGCCCGGCGTCCTCGAGGCACTCGGCGCGTCGCTGCTGCTGATGGTGGTGGCGTTGGCGGTCGCCCTGGTCACCGCCGCCGGCGTGTGCGCCCGCACCCTGTACCTCGGCGCGCGGCGGCGGCTGGAGGGCCGGCCCGCAGGCGGCTCCGGTTCCGCAGTGCTCGCCGCGCTGCCCGAGTTCCTGACGGCTTCCGTGCTCGCCACCGTCGTCGGTGTGCAGTGGGGATGGCTGCCCGCTCTCGGCTGGTACGGCCCGCAGTGGACGGTGCTGCCCGCGCTCGCCCTGGGCCTGCCCGCCGGTGCGGTGCTCGGGCGCCTTCTCGACGACCAGTTGCCGGCCGCCTTCGTCGAGCCCTGGGCGCTGGCCGCCGCCGCGCGCGGACTGCCCGGCCGGAGCATCGCCCGCAAGGCGCTGCGCCGCTGTGTGCCCGGACTGCTGCCCAACCTCGGGCTGTTCCTCGTGGGGCTGACCGGCGGGTCCGTCGCCGTGGAGCAGATCTTCGACATTCCCGGGCTCGGCCGGACCACCCTCCAGGCCGCGATCGCGCAGGACCTGCCCGTCCTCCAGGCCGGCACCCTCGTCCTCGTCGCCCTCGCGGCCGTCACCACCGGCGGCGCCCGGCTCGCCGCCCGGCTGCTCATCGGCCCCGCGCTGCGCGACGGCGCATTGCATACACTCCACCGGCCATCGCCGCCGGTCCGCAGGATCCTGCCTATTGCATACGGTCTTCTGCTGTCCGTGGTCATCTCCCTCGGGCTGCCCCGTGATCCGCTCGCCCTCGACACCGCGGCCCGCCTCCGACCCCCCTCCACCGCCCACCCGTTCGGCACCGACGCGCTCGGTCGCGACGTCCTCGCCCGGGTCGCGCACGGCGCCCTCGACACCCTGCTCCTCGCCCTCGCCATCAGCGCGATCGCACTGACGGCCGGCGTACTGCTCGGGCTGCTGCCCCGGTTGTCCGGGCCGCTCGTCGACACCGTGAACGCCGTACCGCCGGTGCTCGCCGCGCTCCTCGTCGCCGCGGTCTGGGGCAGCGGGCCCACGACGCCCGTTCTCGCCGTGGCCGTCGTGGCCTGGGCGCCGCTCGCCGCGCACACCTCCGCGCTGCTGCGGCAGGAGCGGGCCACCCTCCATCTGACCGCCACCCGCGCCCTCGGCGCCGGCCCCGGACATCTGCTGAGGAGCGAGCTCCTGCCCGCCGTCCTCCCGCCCGTGGCCCGGCACGCCCTCCTGCGCCAGCCCGGCATCGCCCTCGCCCTGGCCTCCCTTGGCTTCCTCGGTCTCGGAGCCCAGCCGCCGTCCCCCGAGTGGGGCCTGCTCCTGGCCGAGAACCAGCCCTACGCCGAACGCGCCCCCTGGGCCGTCCTCGCTCCCGCCACCGTCCTCGCCGTCCTCGGCGCACTGGCGGTGACCGCGGCGGGCGGACTGCGACGACCGCGGCCACGGCGACCTCGTACGGCAGACCCGCTCGCCGACGATCAGCCGTCCACACAACCGGAGTTGGTGGGCGCCCGATGA